acatacgggtatttaatcaagcacaagtacattgtagcaaactattacttcctatgtaagtacatattagttaaggccacttaatataaagtgggaccaaattgtCTAATTAATGCAGGAAAACTGTAGGCACGATCATGTTGTAGATGAAACTGGTCAGTGAGTTATAAAGAGATGTAAATACATTTGTTGGTTTTGAGGTCAGAAATCAAAGGTATAAGCCTTCAGGACGTCCTTCCCATCCAACGACTCCACAGACGCCACAATACTCGAATAATCACAGGCAACGTTGGTGAATCCTCTgcaaaattgtttattaaaaaaaaaaagtcttgttaaATAAATACCTGTTAATACATAGGgtgcgtctcaatcagctgcCTAGCTCCGGAGGTCATATGCCCTGTACTTGAATTCGGGCACTGGTAAGGGCAGCAATGAGTTTCTAATGGTCAATTTTCTAATGGTGGAGTAGCACATTTAAATCCAAATGCActgcctactgagtagtaggccgTTTCGGACACAGCCCTGTATTTGCTTCCCGCATTCGGAGTGTTGGTCCTAATGTTGACATCAACCTgagggtttccatagcaactgcatatcaAAACCCTCTCTTTCCTTTACGCTAGAGCCATAGAGAGAGAATTGCGACCACTCCATGGTAACTTTTTCTTATTACAAAAATGGCAGCTCATGAAGCCTCTCACTACTTCACGGAAGTTAGCACTTAAAGCCAAGTTGCTGAGGTTTTGCACTTTTGTAAAGTACAAAGTTTAAAAGaataatattgtgtatattttattgttatctaACATTCAAATTAACCATGAGTCACTTTTGGAACTATTTGAGTTTACATGAATCAAGTGACGATCAAACATTTTGGAATTCGGTTAATGCAAGTCTCTCTCATATGGCTCTACGTtaagtttgctatgagggaaatATGCGCAAATGAAAGCcccgcctcctactcaatattcagtttcagttgaaagtacatcaacattctgaaataaaagtctcagcagctTCTTCCAGTTCATGCggactttaaatataaataaatacgttTCTTTTTTTAAGTCTCTAGTTTGTCATTATGTTTGATGATTTggtttttgtgattcatgttttgcGCTCCTTCGGTTAAGAGCAGATAGTGCGCTTGACATAGCTaccaacatttgtctctgaaattCCCAAGATGGAGGGGAAGTTTGGGGAGTGAAGTTTTGCAATCATCTGAGTAGCAAACATGAGTACCATGGTCTGAGTTTCGGTCGGCGGTGACGATCagatactataccaaagttgaTAACTATGACGTGGGGGGAGGGGTTTTGAGGGGTGGGGGTGATTGTACCAAAAAGATGAGGACCAGAGGTGGGGagtgaaattacaggagttttcgaggagaaataacaaaacgggagggttgcAGGAGATGGGTGTGAACATTGTTTGTATGCACATCGACGCTCCCTGATTTTCACGGTGCATTGTGGGACTTTTCAGGAAgcccacattcaagtgcacttgACTACTGAACAAGGTAGGTGATTGAGACGCACACATTGTTTATGTGAAGGTGCCTTTCAAATATGAAGGATGATGCTGTACCTGGATCTGGTGTGGGATCCTCCGAGCAGGTGATACTGGCTCTCCAGGCTAAGGCCGTGTTCGGGGTCAGTTCTCCAGGTCAGTACTCTGAGAGACAGGTCTCGAGACGCTGTCACCACCCTAAAACTGTCCTGCAAAAAACAACACTTTTATACACTGATGTGAAAATGTTGTGGTTTTCTGTATCAGGACAAATAATAACACAACTATACGGTCCTTGGCAGGTCTTAAAGTTTGTAAGATAAAACTTAATTTGAACAACATCACATGACATCTCACACTGTGTCATTTGtttattgaacaaaaataaaGACGAGAGGAAAGCTGTGGGTGACAAACGTATTACTCAGATCCTGTACGTCCACTTCAGTTATTTTTTATGAGGACTTTTTAAATCCTCTGGCTCAGCTTAAGGTATATATTTTGTTCATCTGAGGTTTTattttggcaattttttttttggataactTTATAGGCTGTCccaaatttttcacagtatctgTTTGCAGGAGAAAATTTAGTAAAAGAGAATGGTAAAATGTCTCACCACACAAAGAGCAGTGATTGGCTGTAAATGATCTTCAAAACTAGCTACGAGTTCCCCTTTAATGGTGTAGACCTTCAGATGGTTTCCGTCTGCGAGCAGAACAGTGCTGCTCCCTCTGGCCTGCAGAATGACGTCTGAACGATGGCTCAGATCAACCTGAAAAGATGCAACTTGCTGAGCTGAAATGGGAAAGCATGACATTATCAGAAAACAATGCACACTCCAGGCAAGTGAtgattgtaaacaataaataagaaacattaaagggacagttcaaacAATGATTTgaatttcctcaccatttactctacTACAAAACaagaagatattctaaagaaGAATGATAGGAAAAAAACGGCAATTGACATTCATAGTACAAATGCTAGTCGATGGCTgcttttccagctttcttcaaaatatattgttcattcattcattttcttgtcggcttagtccctttattaatccggggtcgccacagcggaatgaaccgccaatttatccagcacatttttacgcagcggatgcccttccagccgcaacccatctctgggaaacatccacacacacgttctaatacactacggacaatttagcctacccaattcacctgtaccgcatgtgtttggactgtgggggaaaccggagcacccggaggaaacccacgcgaatgcagggagaacatgcaaactccacacagaaacggcaacttaGCCGAGgattgacccagcgaccttcttgctgtgaggcgacagcgctacctactgcgccactgcgtcgcaattttttttttttttagtgattcATATATTctatgttcaaaaaaaaaaactcatacagGATTGAAACTAGTGGAGGGTGAGTGATTAATGGCAGAATtaacagttttgggtgaactgtcaattcaattcatctttatttctagagcactttACAATTACAACGCAAATTGTAACTAAGCACATATGTTAaagtttggcaacatttttaagatgaaaaaaatgctgttttacagATGCTAGAAATGTGGCCTTTAAATGATAGgttgttataaaaaataaataaaataaaaaatcaccccAAAATTTTTGACTGAAGATGAGGTCTGAACTGAAACTTCATGAacagtaagggtgtcacgatcctccaaatcctcgattcgattacattttcgattctaaaagtcgattcgattttcgactatgaataattaattaattagtgaccaattaattatttgtagcctaccgtttaaactacctgacctgcatggtctttgttttacccataaacaaatcatacagtaaatgaataaaggcaagatacacacataatcaccacctgtcagtcactttttctgcgagactcgtgaataggcagtgatctgtgtcgttataatggcgtctgtaaaaaagccgcacaaccaacaggaaccagccaacagtatctgaggtgttcgctaaaatgactgagtacaagtgagtgaaagattgaagcagtcctctgactgcctggacctgctgtctcgagcgtaaggctgtgagtgcgtctgtgtctgtgtggtcacgtgatgtgcattttcagaggtagagagaaaggagggctgctcagaaatgctacacgccactgtggatgtcaaatcgttgtcgttctaaaatgccatttaaaaacaaagacagtgtaaacagggcctgagtgtgtacttttcgtgagcggatttgcaacaggggcgggcggaggatcgcgatgccggtgttgtctatcggacgaaccgtacgtaatacgtacatagcagagcttgcaaaactgtgttttttgtcgacaacacgaacgttgtcaacataactcactggaaatccaaaatgcttacacaccggcgacttcattgaaagaggagagggtttctgtcgacgggtctcctgcttctgcagtttaacaagcacttcaacaagcctgtttctttcccgcttggcaagccaagctgacgtgacatgggggcgtggcagcattgacgattctattttttgattcgataatcgaaattgagcataaactTCGTTCGATTTCGATTACAaattgaaatcgtgacacccctaatgaaCAGTATTCTAGATTTTTGCACAAGAGGTTTTTCAGTCCAATAAGCAAGACCTCACTTTTAACTGAATTTAGTAATACAgctgggaaaataagtattgaacatgtcaccgcttttctcagaaaacatatttctaaaggtgctgatgacttgaaatgttcaccagatgttgaaaacaaccaaagaaatccatatatgaaaaGATGAAAACATATGTGATATATCAAAACAAATCTAACTACTTTACAAAAGTTATGGGCAATACCATGAAATGATGCTGGTAAAAAGtgataaacacatgaagaaaggaaggtgtagaaaggcagtgaacgcccagacagcagctgaaatctctcagtagttcttcagcaaccctctgttgttcctcagtgtaaatcagctgacttgaatccaaaataaagatcagatttgacagacgagacccacaaaaccatcTCAATTTTAACACTGTTTAGGTGTGTTTTTACTAGACTTCAACagtgcatgtgacttcattatccatatgagaggcatctttaagctgccatcaccaaaaaagcctttatataaagtattaaatacagttcagtagttcagtactttctccttgtgtcatttcattattacacataaccagggccagacggaatctgcggacgttttctgtttgaacatttactaatgcattattaacgttcaagtccatgcttgttaacattaggtaatgcaccatgagttaacatgaactaacaatgaactacagtattttcattaactaacgttaactaacatgaacaaatacagtagtagatgtattgttcattgtttgttcatgttagtaaatgcattaattaacattaactaatgaaccttattgtaaagtgtgaccagaaatattattcccagaaaaaaaaaacctgacgtgatcaatacttattttccccactgacTTTTTAGCCATTCAATTTTAAATATCAGCTATACAATCTGTTAGTTTTGTGAATTTGTACAAAATTATCAGGTTGAGAGGAGATATAGAGTTGTGTATCAACAGTGGAAACTAACTCCATTAATCGGCAAGCAGTAGCAAATATAATGTAAAACGTAAGGGGCTGAGAACTGAGCCTTGTGGTACCCCTTTAAGTAAACCTACAACATGACGATCGGTATATTTCAAAAACCCACCGTGAGGTTCCCTTTTGTATTTGGACTCCTTCATGGTCAAATCAAAGACGGAGAGTGTTTTGTTTCTGAAGAGGCCGTCAGAGTGAATGACCGCAAGCCGAGCAGCTTGAGACGGGAGAAACACTGCAGCACAGCAGCCGGTGACTGGCAGACTACAACACACACTGTCCTCATCAGGGTTACACACACTGTCACTATAGAAaacctgcacaaacacacacacacacatcatcataaCACTTCATATAAAAAATCAAGTTCAACACCACCATCTAGTAGACGGTAAAGCAGttgatttattgaaatattggtgATATATCGATATGGGCGACCAAATATTGCAGtagaaaatattgcaatattatgCTTTATCGATATTTCCCCCACCCATATTTTTACATATCAACAGAAACTACACTCATTTGAGGATTCAGCAAAGGGTTACCAAAAGGTTTatgttccctgctgaaaaatccagcttataccagactaggatggttggctggttttagctggtcaaccatcctggttttagaggggttttggccacttccaggctggtttccagccatttccaacctggttttagctggacaggctgggagatgaccagctaaaaccagcttgaccagcctagccaaaaccagctatgtccagctaaaaccaggctggtcaaactggttttagctggtcactttccagctttaccagctaagaccaggctggaaatggctggaaaccagcctgcaagtggccaaaacccatctaaaaccaggctggtcgaccagctaaaaccagataAACCATCCTAGGCTGGCTTAAGCTGGACTTTTCAGCAGGCTTTACGTCTGTGTTTATATGGATTTCTGATTTGTCTCAATAATTCTTGCCTACCTTTGGGCTCAAGTCAAAATTCTCTTTGGAGGCAGCGAATATCCACTTTTTATCAGGCGCTGAGAGAAGGAGGTTTAGCATGAAGGAGTCACACACCACATGCCGAGAGACTTCAGACAGAGCAGGCAGCGACAGCACCAGCAGAGACCCCAAAATACTTCCCACCTGAAATCAAAGCTCTCTGTAATAAACACTGAGCCGCTGTACATTCACACATATGATTTATGGCCCACCATGAGGAAAGAGCTGTCGTCTTTGTTGCTGAACGCCAGCAGAGTGCTTCTGGAGAAGCCTGAGTTGAAGCAGGCCTGCTCCTCTCCGGTTGCACCCTTCCAGGTTTTGATGGTTCCTTTGCTGTCAGAAGTGATGATAACAGACTGCACCGTGTCCACTGTCATGTCCTGCAAGGGGTCTTGGACAGGGCTTGTCCATAAATTAACTCCCTGCATGTAAACAGAATGATAGTGTAGGttaggggtgtccacactcggtcctggaggaccagtgtcctggagagtttagctccaaccctaatcaaacacacctgaacaagctaatcaaggtcttactaggtatactagaaacttccaggcaggtgtgttgaagcaagttggagctcaaGCTGGCAGGACTTTTTTAAAGTCGTTCCGGTTATTTTCCGGGTATTTACcggtgtgaaaggggctactaaATGTGAAAATGCAGTGAAGCCCTATAAAGGAGTTTGCCTAACTGTAATGTATGTGCACCAGTGTCATCACAATTTACACACTTTAATGATGCAGATCATCAAACAAaagtaaatattagtcaaagggAACACAAGTAAACGCATGATGAATTTTTTGAATGAAGATTTtctattattaaaacaatatacagAACTACacagccctgtgtgaaaaaaCGCGTTTGCTCCTaaacagggccggagcaagctgaactgccgctctaggcagaggacgatcacgccgccctcaaccccaatgtgaaaacgaaattgaccggttatgaaaatgaagtgaggtgtcacggacctctattctgctgccctatgcgcggatataactgaggacgcgggtgctgatggaggtgtcgcggacgccgtccactctattctgctgccctatgcgcggatataactgaggacacacaggtgctgatggaggtgtcgctgacgccgccctttCTATTTTGTCACCTATGCGcaaatataactgaggacgtgggtggtgagggaggtgttgcggacggcgtcctctctattctgccaccctatgcgggGATATAACTGagtgaggacgcgcgggtgtcttGGACCTCTATACTGCagccctatgcgtggatataactgaggacgcgggtggtgagggaggtgttgcggacggcgtcctctctattctgccgccctatgcgcgaatataactgaggacgcgcgggtgctgatggaggtgtcgctgacgccgccctttCTAATCTGTcatctatgcgcgaatataactgaggacgcgggtggtgagggaggtgccgcggacataactgaggacgcaggtggtaagggaggtgtggCGGACactgccctctctatactgccgccctaggcccCTAAACCTAATAACATGTCTGGCCCACCCTTAGCAGCACCAACTGCAATCAAGCGTTTTCAATAACTTGCAATGAGACTGTTAAAGCGCTGTGGTGGCATTTTGTCCCACTCAGCTTTGCAGGactgttgtaattcagccacgcTGGAGGGTTTTTGAGCATGAACCACCTTAAGCTCACAGCATCTCAAttagattcaggtcaggactttgtcTAGGCCACTCTAAAGgcttaattttgtttttcttcagctgTTCAGAAGTGGACTTTgtatcattgtcctgctgcagaacccAAATCCACTTCAACTTGAGGTCATGGACATCCTCCTTCAGGATATTTTTGTACACACCGTTTCACACAGGACTATgcagttttgcattttgttttcccTCAATGACAAAAACCTTCACTTCAAAACTGCctgatgtgtttaattgtgttttatttttgaatatttcaCTAGTTTGGgctgcacagtggctcagtggttagcactgttgcctcacagcaagatcatcactggttcgagtcccggctgggtcagttggcgtttctgtgtggagtttgcatgttctccccgtgttcgtgtgggtttcctcccagtgcaccagtttcccccacagtctaaatacatgcaaaataggtgaattaaataaactaaattgaccatagtgtatgagtgtctgtgtgaatgtatGGGCATTTCCCAATTCTGAgttgcatccgctgtgtaaaacatatgctggataagttggctgttcattccgctgttgcgattactgataaataaaggaaccaagccaaaggagaatgaatgaatgaataatttaattagtttgatgATCTAAAACTAGTATTAAAGTATGAcgaacatgcaaaaaataaaaaataaaacaaaaataaatcagtaacaaAAATCAAGGTAATTTAAAGGACAGCCTAAAGTCTGTCACtatgtttttctttctgttttggaCTGAAATATGCCCTTTTTTAAGCATCATGCTAACAAGCATATGCATCTACCTCATGAAAAAGAAAGCACCTGTCATACCTTCTGAATGTCCCATGCTTTGATTGTGCCATCTGTTGATGCACTGCAAACAACTGGTGTGCAGGTCCACACATCTGAGCAACCATCATTTCCAGCCAGGTATGCAAAACCAACAACTCTGCCTGTAGAATTCAAGTATGACATAGACACAATAATGTGTGCTGTaaaatagggatgcaccgataagGAATTTTTCACCAATATCTTTTTAAATTTGGAGGCCAATCTATTAGCCGATCAAACATTTCTCTGCATGATTGCAAAAACAAAAGGGAAATAACTGTTTTCAATAGAGTgcacaactgattttattttattttaaaccttttacTTCAATACTGATCTCTGaactttatttattaagtattctTTTCTATGGCCCATTTTCTTTTTCCTATAAATAAAATCTACtgccatatgtatatatatatatatatatatatatatatatatatatatcaaatcaaatcaaatcatctGTGCGCGCGACACTAAAGGCCTCGTCAGTGAGTGAGGATAGCCTGTCTCACCGTGCGCGTGATCCTCTCATTCGTTATTAACCTGCTTTTTTTTGCTCACGTGAAAAGAAAAGCTGtatttgtcagtcgtgctgcttctcgattctaatatCACATTTGTACGCATATAGACAAACGGTCATAACCTAACAGCACTAGCCAAAGTAgctagtgggagtggctgtctaacctGCCACAACCGAAATCtacatttggcgggtgttaatgtaaagctctgtatatatatatatatatatatatatatatatatatatatatatatatatatatatatatgtgtgtgtgtgtgtgtatatgtatatatatacagagctttacattaacacccgccaaatgtgtatgtgtatatgtatatatatatatatatatatatatatatatatatatatatatatatatatatatatatatatgtgtgtgtgtgtggtatatatatacacagagcTTTACATTAATACCCGccaaatgtgtatatgtatatatatatatatatatatatatatatatatatatatatatatatatatatgtgtgtgtgtggtatatatatatacacagagctttacattaacacccgccaaatgtgtgtgtgtgtgtgtgtatgtgtgtgtgtgtgtatatatatatatatatatatatatatatatatatatatatatatatatatatatatatatatatatatatatatatacatatatatatactaaagtcAACAtaccaataaaataattaaaaaatgtgttggaaaGCATTCACATGGAGTGgtttaaagtgcaaaaaatacaaagtttactgaaaatatcagtaaattatcTGTAAATATCAGTCAACTATCTGTATATTTTGCTCTATATATTAGTTATCagtctaataacaataatatcaaatatatattttattagccAATATCGATAAGGCTGCTGATATGTTGTGTACTCCTCCTTTAAATCAACTTCAGCAGAGACTCAGTGCAGCTCTTGATATGGTTTGTAATGGCATTACAGCTGAGCTCCTGGAGATGTAATAAGATCACTTGCCTTTGTGTCCTCGAAGGCTTTTGCAGGTGTAGTCTGCAGTTGACCTGCCCGTTTTCATTTTGTTCTCCAGGTGAGAGCGCCGCTGGAAATAACCTTTCCATGAGGGCATCCCAGTGTCTGAGAGCAGCTGAGAAACGTTGCAGAAACTCCATCTCTGCAGGCACATTCTCCTACACATGATGGACGAGATTCAAGCGTCTTATCAGAGACAAATTGACAAGGTGTAAGCTACAAGACTCATTCCACAACTGCAGGAGCATTTAAAAAGTTTCAGATTAATCCGATATTAATGTAAAATCATGCAAAATGTGATAAGAGAACATTTGTGTGTGTTACTATTTCCTTTAAAGCCACTAACAGAGTTGGCTTTTTCCattattttgtgctttagctTAGGCTCAAACCAGACACCACACTGATGTCGAAAACACAATTTTACATTCATCatgtcattgtttaaaaaaattattgagaCATTTACTGAAACATCACATTATAATTAATCTACAATCGGTGTATCAGAAACATTTCccacaaaataatgaaaaaaataaagacactAGGCATCAATGCCTTCCAGATTTTCCTgccagaggaagtgacatcacttggagcaagtcacatgctttttttttttttttttaatcagcgaTTTTCAGATTGTTCTGCTTTTTTATAACCAACGTAACAGAGTTGACTAGAACATAGAGACATAAAATGATTCGTTTTTACTcctgaaattacaaataatacagaaaatagatgtttcatgcaattgtttatatatatttgtagagcaaacacataaaaaaagataattgAAGTGAAATGTATGATTTAGGAGGTGGAACCAGTCAAAAATAACTATGATGGGAGTCCCacgcgcgaacgcagggagaacatgcaaactccacacagaaacgccatctgacttagacaaggttcgaaccagcgaccttcttgctgtgaagcgacagcactacctactgccagGTCGCCAGGTAAttcaatattattaaattatagcaATATCAGCCCTTCAGCAAAATGAGATAAAAGATTTAcagtcattttaaggtcattttACAAAGTTTAACGAAATAATCTTTAATGACTTACCTCCACAACCACGGGGTCTCTGCCGCATAGTGCCATTCCTAAACAACAGGTTTAAATTTACATGCAAATAACACACTTTAACAACATGACATGCTGCTATTTTATTCCTCACATTTTTTTCTGAGAACCGTGACTTTGGCCCAATCCCGAtgctatttttgtacccctactccTTCCccatggcccttgaaacagagtgtgaaggagaAGGGtttcaaattttacccctaaaaaataggacagcactacagcaccagcacacgtcatcagatgtcatcgtgagctcttgcttcatatgagattgacgatcccgactgctgtagttattttaGATGGCTGCATTATTTTTTTGGTACTTTTCTTCAGGAAATCAGGAATTCTTTGTCCTAACAAagaatgtggcaataagatcatagcTGTACTGTGCACTTAcaccctggggtccgttcttcgtagttcgcttaaatgatctaagattatttggcagatcctggatcttttaatcttgataactgatctctcgctaatttggttcttcaagcGAGTTCGCGAATTAGAtaagaatgtctggatgaactgatcagagatcgctgcgtgtgttgtgaaggacagatctatcgagcctcgaaatcatgatcagcaatgcaatgattggctgacggcacagcagcgtaatgacatcttctgattaatattcaattatccatgtgagcaaaattacatcaaattagcagtaaacggcttgttaaatatgacacacaagaactttccacatttgttgtcagctgcaggctttacactttcatttgtcaagacaagagtattcatcatgtatttcaatgcaaatcaatgtatttagttctacatttagaaaatattttctttattatagtcgccgttttttaatcggtgtaaagaataactgattgtttacaaaagcatttt
The nucleotide sequence above comes from Danio rerio strain Tuebingen ecotype United States chromosome 23, GRCz12tu, whole genome shotgun sequence. Encoded proteins:
- the si:ch73-142c19.1 gene encoding F-box/WD repeat-containing protein 12 — protein: MEVCQSLPLDCLISVFALLQDEDLLTASVVCKEWHYAAETPWLWRRMCLQRWSFCNVSQLLSDTGMPSWKGYFQRRSHLENKMKTGRSTADYTCKSLRGHKGRVVGFAYLAGNDGCSDVWTCTPVVCSASTDGTIKAWDIQKGVNLWTSPVQDPLQDMTVDTVQSVIITSDSKGTIKTWKGATGEEQACFNSGFSRSTLLAFSNKDDSSFLMVGSILGSLLVLSLPALSEVSRHVVCDSFMLNLLLSAPDKKWIFAASKENFDLSPKVFYSDSVCNPDEDSVCCSLPVTGCCAAVFLPSQAARLAVIHSDGLFRNKTLSVFDLTMKESKYKREPHAQQVASFQVDLSHRSDVILQARGSSTVLLADGNHLKVYTIKGELVASFEDHLQPITALCVDSFRVVTASRDLSLRVLTWRTDPEHGLSLESQYHLLGGSHTRSRGFTNVACDYSSIVASVESLDGKDVLKAYTFDF
- the si:ch73-142c19.1 gene encoding F-box/WD repeat-containing protein 12 isoform X1; the protein is MEMEVCQSLPLDCLISVFALLQDEDLLTASVVCKEWHYAAETPWLWRRMCLQRWSFCNVSQLLSDTGMPSWKGYFQRRSHLENKMKTGRSTADYTCKSLRGHKGKVVGFAYLAGNDGCSDVWTCTPVVCSASTDGTIKAWDIQKGVNLWTSPVQDPLQDMTVDTVQSVIITSDSKGTIKTWKGATGEEQACFNSGFSRSTLLAFSNKDDSSFLMVGSILGSLLVLSLPALSEVSRHVVCDSFMLNLLLSAPDKKWIFAASKENFDLSPKVFYSDSVCNPDEDSVCCSLPVTGCCAAVFLPSQAARLAVIHSDGLFRNKTLSVFDLTMKESKYKREPHAQQVASFQVDLSHRSDVILQARGSSTVLLADGNHLKVYTIKGELVASFEDHLQPITALCVDSFRVVTASRDLSLRVLTWRTDPEHGLSLESQYHLLGGSHTRSRGFTNVACDYSSIVASVESLDGKDVLKAYTFDF